CCCCTGGACCCCCGGAAAAAATCGGTAGCTTTTTCGACATTGCAAATCATGCAATGAATCAAATGGTTATCGGGGATGAGTGTGCCCCGCCTGCGCGGGGATGAACCGTCGATGGCGTCGCAGCCGAAGTCGTGCTCGAGGTGTGCCCCGCCTGCGCGGGGATGAACCGCAGGCCGTGGGGATGGCGTGATGGCCACCGACGTGTGCCCCGCCTGCGCGGGGATGAACCGCTGTCGACGATGATCTCGCCATCGAGCAGTTCGTGTGCCCCGCCTGCGCGGGGATGAACCGGGCCTATGAGTTCGGCAAGATCCTGAAAATCTGTGTGCCCCGCCTGCGCGGGGATGAACCGGCGCTGACGCTGAAGGATGGGCCCGTCACAGCGTGTGCCCCGGCTGCGCGGGGATGAACCGTCGCCTGGCCCGGGCATCTCAGCCACCGTATTGTGTGCCCCGCCTGCGCGGGGATGAACCGCTTGCGTTTTTCCCGCGCCACCTGTTTCCGGAGTGTGCCCCGCCTGCGCGGGGATGAACCGCCCTCCAAAACGCCACGATGAACCCGCCGGGAGTGTGCCCCGCCTGCGCGGGGATGAACCGAACACATCGACATTTTCGCCGGCGCTGCAGCGGTGTGCCCCGCGTGCGCGGGGATGAACCGGCCGGAGTTCCTGTCGGGTCTGTTCAACGCGGGTGTGCCCCGCCTGCGCGGGGATGAACCGGCGGTCAGGAGCGTCACCGAATTGAACCGCCAGTGTGCCCCGCCTGCGCGGGGATGAACCGACGGCTAATGTCGCAGTCGGGCGATATGCGGTGTGTGTCCCGCCTGCGCGGGGATGAACCGGCAGCAGGCCAGCCAGAGCGAGGCCGCGGCCGGTTCGTGATGTGTGTGCCCCGCCTGCGCGGGGATGAACCGCGCATGGTGATCGTCACGGCCACGCTCGAAATGTGTGCCCCGCCTGCGCGCCGATGAACCGTGTCAACCCGGTCACGAGCCTCGATACCGGGGGTGTGCCCCGCCTGCGCGGGGATGAACCGACGGCTAATGTCGCAGTCGGGCGATATGCGGTGTGTGTCCCGCCTGCGCGGGGATGAACCGGCAGCAGGCCAGCCAGAGCGAGGCCGCGGCCGGTTCGTGATGTGTGTGCCCCGCCTGCGCGGGGATGAACCGCGCATGGTGATCGTCACGGCCACGCTCGAAATGTGTGCCCCGCCTGCGCGCCGATGAACCGTGTCAACCCGGTCACGAGCCTCGATACCGGGGGTGTGCCCCGCCTGCGCGGGGATGAACCGCGATCCTGGCCGGCCTCTATTCGAACCAGGGCGTGTGCCCCGCCTGCGCGGGGATGAACCGATCGAGATCTTGCGTGAGGCCGTCGACCACATGTGTGCCCCGCCTGCGCGGGGATGAACCGGCGTTGATATGGGGGACGCTTTGGAAGGGAAGGTGTGCCCCGCCTAGGCGGGGATGCTGCGTCCTTGTTGGTAATCCGATCGGAGTGCCGAAATCTTGCAGCTCTTCCTGATACGTACTATTATACGTATCAGGAAATGGAGACTCCCATGACACGCGCCGAGTTCAAGGGATCGATCACGACCACGGGCCGTTCCGAAGCCTTGCGGCTCGATAAGGCTTTGTTCAAGGCTCATCCCGAATTCAAACAGCGGGCGAAGATCCGCGCCCACGTTCTGGGGCCGGGCAGCCTGCTGGTGACGCTGGATGCCGGCGAGGCGGAGCTGGCGCCGGCGGATGCGGTGGAGCATGATCCGGTTGTTGCGGCCTACCTGTCCTTCCTCGAACGCGACATGCGCGAACATCCTGAACGCCTGCAGCCCTTCACCGAGGCCGATATCGCGCGCATTCAGGCGCTGACCAGGGATGTCGAGGTTTCCGATGACGATGTCATTCCCGACGATGTGACCTTGTGACGCCGCCGGCCGAGCCCCTTGCCGAACGCCACGGCTGGAAGCTCTATCGTGCCTCGGCCTTTGCCGAGACCTTCGACAGGTTGGAGGCCGAGGTTGCGCGCCTCGCGGCGGAGCGTCCGTCGGACGTCGCGTCGCATCCGAAGGCGAAATTGCTCGCGCGCATCCGCGACCTGATCTTCGACGAAATCCCGCGCGATCCGAACGCCCATGTCTACGGCCTCGGCAAGACGCTCGGTGCCGCGCACCGTCATTGGCGTCGGGCGAAGTTCCTGCAACGTTTCAGGCTGTTCTTTCGTTTCGACAGCGCCAGCCGCATCATCATCTATGCCTGGGTGAACGACGAAAACACCTTGCGCAAAGCCGGATCGCGCACCGACCCCTATGCCGTCTTCGCGCGCCGCCTGGATGACGGCGATCCGCCGGATGATTGGGGGGAATTGCTGGCGAACGCCGCGGAAGTGGGGCCTCGTAAGACTTAGCGAAGGGGGAACGAGCGAGGCAGGTGCCATTGGCCCTTTCCTGGTCGCGTACAAGCCCGATTACTGTCCAAGCACTTTGCGTGGGTTGAACGGTCGTTAGAATCAACCCATAGTTGATCCACGGGCTTGGGGGAGCAATGCCACTCAATCTGATCTCAGATGCTTGGCTTGAAGTCAGGCGAGCCTCGGGCCGCCGCTCCGTCGTCGCCCCCGGCGCCGTCACGGACCGGTTTGACAACGACCCGATCGTCGCCCTCGATTTTCCCCGCGCCGACTGGAACGCGGCGCTGACCGAGTTTCTCATCGGCCTGACCTGGCTCGCCATGGCGCCGCGCGACGAGGTGGAATGGGCCGATCACTTCCGCACGCCGCCCTCGCCCGACAGGCTGCAGGCGGCTTTCGCGCCCTTCGCCTCGGCCTTCGACTTCGACGGCGAGGGCCCGCGCGCCTTCCAGGATTTCGATCGGCTCGAAGCGGCCGAGATGAAGCCGCTGAGTGGCTTGCTGATCGATGCGCCAGGCGAGAACACGCTGAAGAATAATGCCGATCTCTTCGTCAAACGTGGCGGGGCAGGCGGCCTGAGCTTGCCTTATGCGGCGGCGGCATTGATCACCCTGCAGACCTATGCGCCGTCCGGCGGCGCCGGACATCGCACGTCGCTGCGCGGTGGCGGCCCGCTGACCACCTTGCTCGCGCCGGCCCGCAAGAGCCTCGCCGTCGCCACCTTGTGGGATCGCATCTGGGCCAATGTGCCGAATGCCGATCCGGAGGCCGGTCTGACGGATCTGGCGCGGATCTTCCCGTGGCTCAGTCCGACTGCAACCTCGACCAAAGGGGAGATCGTCGCGCCGGAGGATCGGCACCCGGCGCTCGCTTTCTTCGCCTGCCCGCGCCGCATCCGGCTTGACTTCGCCGGGGAGGTGGTGTGCGCCTTCGGCGGCAGGACTGGCCGGGGCGCCGTTGGCTATCGCACGCTCAATTACGGCGCCAATTATGTTTCCTGGGAACATCCGCTGTCGCGTTATCGGAACGACAAGAAGGCCGGAAAACTGCCGTTGCATCCTCACGTTGGCCCATCCGGCTATGGCGACTGGATCGCCTGGTGGGGACTGAAGGATGAGAGCAATCAACCGGCCAAACCGTTCCGTCTTTGGAGCTTTCGACGCAATGAAGTCGCGGATCTGCTCACGCCCGGCGACAGCGCTGAGGCTTTCGGATTTGTGACCGATAATGCGAAGGCCATTCAATGGCTCGAGGCGCGCTTTCCCTGGGTGGCGATCCACGCCGATGCCTATCGCGAATTGCGCCCTTTGCTCGGCGACGCGATCCGCGCGGCGGATGCGGCGGCACGCGCCTTGCGCTACACCGTCAAGATCGCCTTTTTCGGGCAGCCGCGCGAGGGCTCCTATCGCCTGCCTAAAACCTTGCCCTTGGATGCATTGCCGGAGCCGGCCGAGCGGCTCTGGCGTGAAACGCAGAGCGACTTCGAAACCCTGCTGGGCAAGCTGATCCAGCGCTTCAGGGATGGTCCCGAAGCGACCATCGACCTGAAGCAGGATTGGCGCAGGACCCTGCGCCGTCACGCGCTTTTCCTGTTCGACGACACGGTCGACATCGAGGGAATGACCGATGCCAATCCGCGTCGCCTGTTATCGGCGCGGCGGCAGCTCGATTTCGCCTTTTCGGACCATGCCAAGGCCGAAGTCCGCAGGGCGCTCAATCTAAGCCCCGCACCCAAGGCGCCGAAAGATAAGGAGGCGGCCTGATGCGCGACTACCAGCGCCAATCCATCGAGAGGCATTTTCGCGAATGGTGGGAAGGCCTGACCGATGCCGGAAACGACGGCCGCAAGGCGGATCGGGCGGCGCTCGCCCGTTTGCGCCGCATTGATTTGGCGCCCTTTGGAGAGAAGCGGGAGCCGGATCTGACCTTGGCCTTCAGCGAAGCAGCCTTCCGCAATCTCTACCGTCGCATCCGCGGCATTGGCGAATTGTCGGAAGACCGCGAGCCGGACCTCGCCACCGCCGCGGTCACGCTCGCCCACATCAGGCAGGATGCCGCCAGGCGCAAGACGGCAGCCATGCTTGGCGGGCCGGACGATGATGCGCGCAAGATGAAGGAGGTGCGTTTCCTGCGGCTGATGCGGGTTTCGACCGCGGGCGATCTGTTCAACGAGGCACGCCGGCTCTCGGCGCTGCTCGACCGGCAAGCGCCGGTCGGCGAACTCGGCGCCTCGCTGCTGCTCTGGCGTCATGTGCCGCGCGTGCGCCGCGACTGGGCGCG
This portion of the Phreatobacter stygius genome encodes:
- a CDS encoding type II toxin-antitoxin system PrlF family antitoxin; the encoded protein is MLVIRSECRNLAALPDTYYYTYQEMETPMTRAEFKGSITTTGRSEALRLDKALFKAHPEFKQRAKIRAHVLGPGSLLVTLDAGEAELAPADAVEHDPVVAAYLSFLERDMREHPERLQPFTEADIARIQALTRDVEVSDDDVIPDDVTL
- a CDS encoding type II toxin-antitoxin system YhaV family toxin: MTPPAEPLAERHGWKLYRASAFAETFDRLEAEVARLAAERPSDVASHPKAKLLARIRDLIFDEIPRDPNAHVYGLGKTLGAAHRHWRRAKFLQRFRLFFRFDSASRIIIYAWVNDENTLRKAGSRTDPYAVFARRLDDGDPPDDWGELLANAAEVGPRKT
- the casA gene encoding type I-E CRISPR-associated protein Cse1/CasA — encoded protein: MPLNLISDAWLEVRRASGRRSVVAPGAVTDRFDNDPIVALDFPRADWNAALTEFLIGLTWLAMAPRDEVEWADHFRTPPSPDRLQAAFAPFASAFDFDGEGPRAFQDFDRLEAAEMKPLSGLLIDAPGENTLKNNADLFVKRGGAGGLSLPYAAAALITLQTYAPSGGAGHRTSLRGGGPLTTLLAPARKSLAVATLWDRIWANVPNADPEAGLTDLARIFPWLSPTATSTKGEIVAPEDRHPALAFFACPRRIRLDFAGEVVCAFGGRTGRGAVGYRTLNYGANYVSWEHPLSRYRNDKKAGKLPLHPHVGPSGYGDWIAWWGLKDESNQPAKPFRLWSFRRNEVADLLTPGDSAEAFGFVTDNAKAIQWLEARFPWVAIHADAYRELRPLLGDAIRAADAAARALRYTVKIAFFGQPREGSYRLPKTLPLDALPEPAERLWRETQSDFETLLGKLIQRFRDGPEATIDLKQDWRRTLRRHALFLFDDTVDIEGMTDANPRRLLSARRQLDFAFSDHAKAEVRRALNLSPAPKAPKDKEAA
- the casB gene encoding type I-E CRISPR-associated protein Cse2/CasB, with protein sequence MRDYQRQSIERHFREWWEGLTDAGNDGRKADRAALARLRRIDLAPFGEKREPDLTLAFSEAAFRNLYRRIRGIGELSEDREPDLATAAVTLAHIRQDAARRKTAAMLGGPDDDARKMKEVRFLRLMRVSTAGDLFNEARRLSALLDRQAPVGELGASLLLWRHVPRVRRDWARAYYGLDVEGLEPTETDIAQAGA